The Microtus ochrogaster isolate Prairie Vole_2 unplaced genomic scaffold, MicOch1.0 UNK35, whole genome shotgun sequence genome has a segment encoding these proteins:
- the LOC101988787 gene encoding olfactory receptor 10J5 — protein MQRKNFTEVTEFIFLGFSSFGRHQITLFVVFLTIYILTLTGNVIIVTITLMDHHLHTPMYFFLSMLASSETVYTLVIVPRMLSSLIFHNLPISLAGCATQMFFFVTLATNNCFLLTAMGYDRYVAICDPLRYMVIMSKGMCAWLVCASLGMGLVMAVLHVPAMFSLPFCGTVVEHFFCDIYPVMKLSCVDTTLNEIINYGVSSFVILVPIGLIFISYVLIISSILKIASAEGQKKAFATCASHLTVVIVHYGCASIAYLKPKSESSVEKDLLLSVTYTIITPLLNPVVYSLRNKEVKDALCRAVGRKTS, from the coding sequence ATGCAGAGAAAGAACTTCACTGAAGTGACAGAATTCATCTTCCTGGGATTCTCTAGCTTTGGAAGGCATCAAATAACCCTCTTTGTGGTTTTCCTAACCATTTATATTTTGACTCTGACTGGCAATGTCATCATTGTGACGATCACGCTCATGGACCATcacctccacacacccatgtactttttcctcaGCATGTTGGCAAGTTCAGAGACTGTGTACACACTAGTCATTGTCCCAAGAATGCTCTCCAGCCTGATTTTTCACAATCTTCCCATATCCTTGGCAGGTTGTGCAACCCAAATGTTCTTTTTTGTCACCTTGGCCACAAACAACTGCTTTCTGCTCACAGCCATGGGTTATGACCGTTATGTAGCCATTTGTGATCCCCTGAGATACATGGTCATCATGAGCAAAGGAATGTGTGCCTGGTTGGTTTGTGCATCTTTGGGCATGGGTCTGGTTATGGCAGTTCTCCATGTGCCAGCCATGTTCAGTTTGCCCTTCTGTGGCACAGTGGTGGAACACTTTTTCTGTGACATATATCCAGTAATGAAACTTTCTTGTGTTGATACCACTCTCAATGAGATCATCAATTATGGTGTAAGTTCATTTGTGATTCTTGTGCCTATAGGCCTGATATTTATCTCCTATGTCCTCATCATCTCTTCTATCCTTAAAATCGCCTcagctgaaggccagaagaaagccTTTGCCACCTGTGCCTCTCATCTCACTGTGGTCATTGTTCATTATGGCTGTGCCTCCATTGCCTATCTCAAACCCAAGTCAGAAAGTTCAGTAGAAAAAGATCTTCTTCTCTCCGTGACATATACCATCATCACTCCCCTGCTGAACCCTGTTGTCTACAGCCTcaggaacaaagaggtcaaggATGCTCTATGCAGAGCTGTGGGCAGAAAAACTTCTTAA